Sequence from the Candidatus Dependentiae bacterium genome:
CCGATGTAGCCTCGGAGAAGTCGAAATATCAAAGAGCAAAGTTGGAAGAGGTAAAACATTATCAAAAGTTTGGTTTATCAATTATAAAAACAAAGAAATGGCATATAACACTGCGCCAACATGCGTATCAAAAAAAACAACCAAATGGGCACTATCATGCCGATGTTGGAAGTATTACTGTTGCAATAAATGGTATGCAATTGTTTATTGATCCGGGAAGTTATGTATATACACCATCAGTATATTGGCGAAATTATTTTCGCAGTTATGTACATCATAATACGTTTTTTTTAAATAACGAACCAATTGCTGTTGATGAAAAATTATTTGTGTTGCCAATTTCTGAGAATAAGTGGAGACCAGAAAAGAATAGGAATAATTTGGAAATTATGTGTATGCATGATTTGTATCAACGACGTGGTATTCAGATGAAAAGAAACGTGCAGTTGGATAAAGAAAACAATCAGCTTATTATTAATGATTTCTGTAGTCTTCAAGGAAAAGATACAAAAAAAACTGATGTCAGCAAAACATATCTGGTGTATTGGAATTTTGTTGTTGGGTTAGAAATAAAAGTAGAAAAAAAAGTAAAAGATTTATTTTTTTTTCACAAAAATACGCTATTAGCAATACTTCATTGTGCTGGTCTCGATTTTGAAATCAGTGATGCCTGGGTTGCACCACATTATGGTACAAAGATAAGAACGGTAGGATTGCGATCCAGTAAAGATTTAGGGGTCGAGGATAGCGTTACTATTGTTATTGAAGCTATCAAAAAGATAATCTAAAAAAATAAGTAAAATCACGTTAAAAGTTACGAAGAACACAAGAGCAAAGGCAGAAGGGGAGGAGTTTAAATGAAGTGTGAAACTTGTTCTGGGGATTTGGTTACTATAGCGTCTCTTAAAGAAAGAGATATTGCTACGTATTTAGAAGAACTTTCGGATGTTGTTAGGCATACGTTGTATATTTCATCAAAGCAAACAAAAAAAGAGTGTCTTGAAAGTAGCAAAGTTGATGTTCAAGAAAATGGCGCTATATGTGTTTATGCAATACTAGAAAACAAAACAAAAAAGCTGATTGGTGCAATTGAAATTCGGCCGATGTATCAGTTTAAAGGTCAATTATACGTGTGGTTAAATGAACAATATTGGGGTGAGGGA
This genomic interval carries:
- a CDS encoding GNAT family N-acetyltransferase, yielding MKCETCSGDLVTIASLKERDIATYLEELSDVVRHTLYISSKQTKKECLESSKVDVQENGAICVYAILENKTKKLIGAIEIRPMYQFKGQLYVWLNEQYWGEGYFKEAIDLITQMYFENVLETFCTAHVDVMNVRSYKAFKKAGFADKEIYDGPYGKQYVLVYKRIS